Proteins encoded together in one Schumannella luteola window:
- the sufC gene encoding Fe-S cluster assembly ATPase SufC — translation MSTLEIRDLQVSIETDQGTKPILKGVDLTISSGEIHAIMGPNGSGKSTLAYTIAGHPRYNVDGGTITLDGEDVLAMSVDERARAGLFLAMQYPVEIPGVTVANFLRTAKTAIDGEAPAIRGWAKTVNEHMDQLRMDKSFSARNVNEGFSGGEKKRHEILQLELLKPRFAVLDETDSGLDVDALKIVSEGVNRAHETSDLGVLLITHYTRILRYIQPTHVHVFVNGRVAEEGGRELADRLEDEGYDRYLTAQA, via the coding sequence ATGAGCACCCTCGAGATCCGCGACCTCCAGGTCAGCATCGAGACCGACCAGGGCACGAAGCCGATCCTCAAGGGCGTCGACCTGACCATCAGCAGCGGTGAGATCCACGCCATCATGGGCCCCAACGGCTCGGGCAAGTCGACCCTCGCGTACACGATCGCCGGTCACCCCCGCTACAACGTCGACGGCGGCACCATCACGCTCGACGGCGAGGATGTGCTGGCGATGAGCGTCGACGAGCGCGCCCGCGCGGGCCTCTTCCTCGCGATGCAGTACCCGGTCGAGATCCCCGGTGTGACCGTCGCGAACTTCCTGCGCACCGCCAAGACCGCGATCGACGGCGAGGCGCCGGCGATCCGCGGCTGGGCGAAGACCGTCAACGAGCACATGGACCAGCTGCGCATGGACAAGTCGTTCTCGGCGCGCAACGTCAACGAGGGCTTCTCGGGCGGCGAGAAGAAGCGTCACGAGATCCTCCAGCTCGAGCTGCTCAAGCCCCGCTTCGCGGTGCTCGACGAGACCGACTCGGGCCTCGACGTGGATGCGCTGAAGATCGTCTCCGAGGGCGTCAACCGCGCCCACGAGACGAGCGACCTCGGCGTTCTGCTCATCACGCATTACACGCGCATCCTGCGCTACATCCAGCCCACGCACGTGCACGTCTTCGTGAACGGCCGCGTCGCGGAGGAGGGCGGCCGCGAACTGGCCGATCGCCTCGAGGACGAGGGCTACGACCGCTACCTCACCGCCCAGGCGTAA
- the sufD gene encoding Fe-S cluster assembly protein SufD: MTLVDTAPSTPGSAAPIQTRSERPTSFDPADFGTPTGREVNWKLSDTARLAPLFADEETSGALEYDLSALEAAGVLVSGDDAARGEIFRPEDLPSAIAWKRSETGLHVRIPAGEVLSEPLVARLRGLGAELHGNDHIVIEALPDSVATVVLDHSGTAALAQNVEIIVRDRAELTVITVQQWEDDAVHAAAHQAVVGERANLKHIVVSFGGGVVRVNPSVRLAGQGSETALYGLAFSDAGQHLESQVYLFHEGQDTKGDVLYKGALQGQGARTVWIGDVLIGPDATGTDSYEKNQNLVLTDGTRADSIPNLEIETGDIAGAGHASATGRFDDEQLFYLQARGITEEAARRLVVAGFLMEIVQRIGIPELEERLAADIEAELARGAGLVPASKAGA; the protein is encoded by the coding sequence ATGACCCTGGTCGACACCGCCCCGTCCACCCCCGGATCGGCGGCGCCGATCCAGACGCGCTCGGAGCGCCCCACCTCCTTCGACCCGGCCGATTTCGGCACGCCCACCGGGCGCGAGGTCAACTGGAAGCTGTCGGACACCGCGCGCCTGGCACCGCTGTTCGCCGACGAGGAGACCTCCGGCGCCCTCGAGTACGATCTCTCGGCCCTCGAGGCCGCCGGCGTGCTCGTGTCGGGTGACGACGCCGCGCGCGGCGAGATCTTCCGCCCGGAGGACCTGCCCAGCGCGATCGCGTGGAAGCGCAGCGAGACCGGCCTGCACGTGCGCATCCCCGCCGGCGAGGTGCTCTCCGAGCCGCTCGTCGCGCGTCTGCGCGGCCTCGGCGCCGAGCTGCACGGCAACGACCACATCGTGATCGAGGCGCTGCCCGACAGCGTCGCGACGGTGGTGCTCGATCACAGCGGCACCGCGGCGCTCGCGCAGAACGTCGAGATCATCGTGCGCGACCGTGCCGAGCTCACCGTGATCACGGTGCAGCAGTGGGAGGACGACGCGGTGCACGCGGCGGCCCACCAGGCGGTCGTGGGCGAGCGCGCGAACCTCAAGCACATCGTCGTCTCCTTCGGCGGCGGCGTCGTGCGCGTCAACCCCTCGGTGCGTCTCGCCGGGCAGGGCTCGGAGACCGCGCTCTACGGTCTCGCCTTCTCCGACGCGGGTCAGCACCTCGAGTCGCAGGTGTACCTGTTCCACGAGGGCCAGGACACCAAGGGCGACGTGCTCTACAAGGGCGCGCTGCAGGGTCAGGGCGCGCGGACGGTGTGGATCGGCGACGTGCTGATCGGACCCGACGCCACCGGCACCGACAGCTACGAGAAGAACCAGAACCTCGTGCTGACCGACGGCACCCGCGCCGACAGCATCCCGAACCTCGAGATCGAGACCGGCGACATCGCCGGCGCCGGTCACGCGAGCGCGACCGGGCGCTTCGACGACGAGCAGCTGTTCTACCTGCAGGCGCGCGGCATCACCGAGGAGGCGGCCCGCCGTCTCGTCGTCGCCGGCTTCCTCATGGAGATCGTGCAGCGCATCGGCATCCCCGAGCTCGAGGAGCGCCTCGCGGCCGACATCGAGGCGGAGCTCGCGCGCGGCGCGGGCCTCGTGCCGGCGTCGAAGGCGGGGGCATGA
- the tal gene encoding transaldolase: protein MSDTTPTAQLSAVGVSIWLDDLSRERIASGGLEKLIAERDVVGVTTNPTIFAGALAKGEAYDEQVATLAAAGTSVTDAVFAITTDDVRAASDVFRGVYDSTEGEDGRVSIEVEPGLAHDAAGTIAQAKQLWATVDRPNAMIKIPATIEGLEAITEVIGLGISVNVTLIFSLERHRQVIQAYLAGLEKAQAAGIDLSTIRSVASFFVSRVDTETDKRLEAIGTDEALALKSKLGVANAQLAYRLYEEEFASDSAQALIGSGANAQRPLWASTGVKDPNLPDTLYVTELAVDGVVNTMPEKTLEATFDHGVITGDAVTGSYAAADEVFAAIAAVGVDYDDVSAVLEKEGVEKFIVSWNELLDTVTAALEAAK from the coding sequence ATGTCCGACACCACCCCCACCGCCCAGCTTTCCGCGGTCGGCGTCAGCATCTGGCTCGACGACCTCTCGCGTGAGCGCATCGCCTCGGGCGGCCTCGAGAAGCTGATCGCCGAGCGCGACGTCGTCGGCGTCACGACCAACCCGACGATCTTCGCCGGCGCCCTCGCCAAGGGCGAGGCCTACGACGAGCAGGTCGCCACCCTCGCGGCCGCGGGCACCAGCGTCACCGACGCCGTGTTCGCGATCACGACCGACGACGTGCGCGCCGCCTCCGACGTCTTCCGCGGCGTCTACGACTCCACCGAGGGCGAGGACGGCCGCGTCTCGATCGAGGTCGAGCCCGGCCTCGCGCACGACGCCGCCGGCACGATCGCCCAGGCCAAGCAGCTCTGGGCCACGGTCGACCGCCCCAACGCGATGATCAAGATCCCCGCGACGATCGAGGGCCTCGAGGCCATCACCGAGGTCATCGGCCTCGGCATCAGCGTCAACGTGACCCTGATCTTCAGCCTCGAGCGCCACCGTCAGGTCATCCAGGCCTACCTGGCCGGTCTCGAGAAGGCGCAGGCCGCGGGCATCGACCTGTCGACCATCCGCTCGGTCGCCTCGTTCTTCGTGTCGCGCGTCGACACCGAGACCGACAAGCGCCTCGAGGCGATCGGCACCGACGAGGCCCTCGCGCTCAAGAGCAAGCTCGGCGTCGCGAACGCCCAGCTGGCCTACCGCCTCTACGAGGAGGAGTTCGCGAGCGACAGCGCCCAGGCTCTCATCGGCTCGGGCGCGAACGCGCAGCGTCCGCTCTGGGCCTCGACCGGCGTCAAGGACCCGAACCTGCCCGACACGCTCTACGTGACCGAGCTGGCCGTCGACGGCGTCGTCAACACGATGCCCGAGAAGACCCTCGAGGCGACCTTCGACCACGGCGTCATCACCGGCGACGCGGTCACCGGCTCCTACGCCGCGGCCGACGAGGTCTTCGCCGCGATCGCCGCCGTGGGCGTCGACTACGACGACGTCAGCGCCGTGCTCGAGAAGGAGGGCGTCGAGAAGTTCATCGTGTCCTGGAACGAGCTGCTCGACACCGTCACCGCCGCGCTGGAGGCCGCCAAGTGA
- the tkt gene encoding transketolase, with protein MTALNWEPIDAKAVDTARVLAADAVEKVGNGHPGTAISLAPAAYLLFQKVMRRDPSDDQWIGRDRFILSAGHSSLTQYVQLYLGGYGLELKDLEALRTWGSLTPGHPEYGHTKGVEITTGPLGQGLASAVGFAYAQRYERGLFDPEAAAGTSPFDHHVYVIASDGDIQEGVTSEAGSLAGTQQLGNLIAIYDSNQISIEDDTDIALSEDTAARYAAYGWQVQTVDWNTKAGYVENVAELFDAIETAKANTTQPSLIVLKTIIGWPSPTKQNTGKIHGSALGGDEVAGLKKAVGFDPEKHFDVADDVIAHTRGAIERGQAERAEWQKGFDAWAAANPERKELFDRLEAGELPEGITEALPVFDAGKDVSTRVASGKSINAIAPLLPEFWGGSADLAESNNTTIEEAGSFAPPERSTAMWKANPYGRVLHFGIREHAMGAIINGIVLHGKTRPFGATFLIFSDYMRPAVRLAALMGIPSVFVWTHDSVALGEDGPTHQPVETLTALRAIPNLTIVRPADANETAWAWKAIIEHRDGPVGLVLSRQNLPVFERGEGDASGDTFAAASNTAKGAYVLAEAPNGTPDVIFLATGSEVQIAVEAREVLRGQGVNARVVSVPSQEWFLAQDAAYRESVLPAAVKARVSIEAGLKLTWAPFLGDAGRSVSIEHFGASADYKTLFREFGITTEAAVAAATESIAAARA; from the coding sequence GTGACAGCTCTGAACTGGGAACCCATCGACGCGAAGGCCGTTGACACGGCTCGAGTCCTCGCCGCGGATGCCGTGGAGAAGGTCGGCAACGGCCACCCCGGCACGGCCATCAGCCTCGCCCCCGCCGCGTACCTGCTCTTCCAGAAGGTCATGCGCCGCGACCCCAGCGACGATCAGTGGATCGGACGCGACCGCTTCATCCTCTCGGCGGGCCACAGCTCGCTGACCCAGTACGTGCAGCTCTACCTCGGCGGCTACGGCCTCGAGCTGAAGGACCTCGAGGCGTTGCGCACCTGGGGCTCGCTCACCCCCGGCCACCCCGAGTACGGCCACACCAAGGGCGTCGAGATCACGACCGGCCCGCTCGGCCAGGGACTCGCCTCCGCCGTCGGATTCGCCTACGCGCAGCGCTACGAGCGCGGTCTGTTCGACCCGGAGGCCGCCGCGGGCACCAGCCCCTTCGACCACCACGTCTACGTGATCGCCAGCGACGGCGATATCCAAGAGGGCGTGACCAGCGAGGCCGGCTCGCTCGCCGGCACGCAGCAGCTCGGCAACCTGATCGCGATCTACGACTCGAACCAGATCTCGATCGAGGACGACACCGACATCGCCCTGAGCGAGGACACCGCCGCTCGCTACGCCGCCTACGGCTGGCAGGTGCAGACGGTCGACTGGAACACCAAGGCCGGCTACGTCGAGAACGTCGCCGAGCTGTTCGACGCGATCGAGACCGCCAAGGCCAACACGACCCAGCCCTCGCTCATCGTGCTCAAGACCATCATCGGCTGGCCCTCGCCGACCAAGCAGAACACCGGCAAGATCCACGGCTCCGCGCTCGGCGGCGACGAGGTCGCCGGCCTGAAGAAGGCCGTCGGCTTCGACCCCGAGAAGCACTTCGACGTCGCCGACGACGTGATCGCCCACACCCGCGGCGCGATCGAGCGCGGCCAGGCCGAGCGCGCCGAGTGGCAGAAGGGCTTCGACGCCTGGGCCGCCGCCAACCCCGAGCGCAAGGAGCTCTTCGACCGTCTCGAGGCCGGCGAGCTGCCCGAGGGCATCACCGAGGCGCTGCCGGTCTTCGACGCCGGCAAGGACGTCTCGACCCGCGTCGCCTCCGGCAAGTCGATCAACGCGATCGCGCCGCTGCTGCCCGAGTTCTGGGGCGGATCGGCCGACCTCGCCGAGTCGAACAACACCACGATCGAGGAGGCGGGCTCCTTCGCTCCGCCGGAGCGCTCCACCGCCATGTGGAAGGCGAACCCCTACGGCCGCGTGCTGCACTTCGGCATCCGCGAGCACGCCATGGGCGCGATCATCAACGGCATCGTGCTGCACGGCAAGACGCGCCCCTTCGGCGCGACCTTCCTCATCTTCAGCGACTACATGCGCCCGGCGGTCCGTCTGGCCGCGCTGATGGGCATCCCCTCGGTGTTCGTCTGGACGCACGATTCGGTCGCCCTCGGCGAGGACGGCCCGACCCACCAGCCGGTCGAGACCCTGACCGCGCTGCGCGCCATCCCGAACCTCACGATCGTGCGCCCCGCCGACGCCAACGAGACGGCCTGGGCGTGGAAGGCGATCATCGAGCACCGCGACGGCCCGGTCGGCCTCGTGCTCAGCCGCCAGAACCTGCCGGTCTTCGAGCGTGGAGAGGGCGACGCCTCGGGCGACACCTTCGCGGCCGCCTCGAACACCGCCAAGGGCGCCTACGTGCTCGCCGAGGCGCCGAACGGCACCCCCGACGTGATCTTCCTGGCCACCGGCTCGGAGGTGCAGATCGCCGTCGAGGCCCGCGAGGTGCTGCGCGGTCAGGGCGTCAACGCCCGCGTCGTGTCGGTTCCGAGCCAGGAGTGGTTCCTCGCTCAGGACGCCGCCTACCGCGAGTCGGTCCTTCCGGCCGCCGTCAAGGCCCGCGTCTCGATCGAGGCCGGCCTGAAGCTGACCTGGGCGCCGTTCCTCGGCGACGCCGGCCGCAGCGTCTCGATCGAGCACTTCGGCGCCTCCGCCGACTACAAGACGCTGTTCCGCGAGTTCGGCATCACGACCGAGGCCGCCGTCGCGGCCGCCACCGAGTCGATCGCCGCCGCGCGCGCCTGA
- a CDS encoding TetR family transcriptional regulator, with translation MTVDRNSARHDRDAVVGTALALLDEHGLPELTMRRLAAALGVQPSALYWHVENKQTLLAAVADRILAAARPAPPEADDWRAAALAEVETVRDALLAYRDGAEVVLSTRALGLGADAAHGRIRAALARGHDDTTAEVVATALLDLVLGDTVLVQQRIHADTLGVTSTSVGLDAARSAADAAPSDRRDADAVLLGAALLLDGLAGRASADAGAAASDATAGGAR, from the coding sequence ATGACCGTCGACCGCAACTCGGCGCGGCACGACCGCGATGCCGTCGTCGGCACCGCACTCGCCCTGCTCGACGAGCACGGGCTCCCCGAGCTCACGATGCGCCGGCTCGCCGCAGCCCTCGGAGTTCAGCCGAGCGCGCTCTACTGGCACGTCGAGAACAAGCAGACGCTGCTCGCCGCCGTCGCCGACCGCATCCTCGCCGCGGCCCGACCCGCTCCCCCGGAGGCCGACGACTGGCGCGCGGCGGCGCTCGCCGAGGTCGAGACCGTGCGGGATGCGCTGCTCGCCTATCGCGACGGGGCGGAGGTCGTGCTGAGCACCCGTGCGCTGGGACTCGGCGCCGACGCCGCGCACGGACGGATCCGCGCGGCGCTCGCCCGCGGCCATGACGACACGACCGCCGAGGTCGTGGCGACGGCGCTGCTCGACCTCGTGCTCGGCGACACCGTTCTCGTTCAGCAGCGCATCCACGCGGACACCCTCGGCGTCACCAGCACCAGCGTCGGGCTCGACGCGGCGCGCTCCGCCGCCGACGCCGCTCCCTCGGACCGTCGCGACGCCGACGCCGTGCTGCTCGGCGCCGCCCTGCTGCTCGACGGGCTAGCCGGTCGCGCATCGGCGGACGCCGGCGCCGCTGCCTCCGATGCGACGGCAGGCGGAGCACGATGA
- the sufB gene encoding Fe-S cluster assembly protein SufB, with product MSDVLIDRPELASLGQYEFGWADSDAAGAIAKRGLSDQIVSEISALKSEPEWMTKNRLKALSIFHRKPMPTWGADLSGIDFDNIKYFVRSTEKQAQSWEDLPEDIRNTYDRLGIPEAERKRLVAGVAAQYESEVVYHQIQEDLEAQGVIFMDTDTALKEHPEFFEEYFGSVIPSGDNKFAALNTAVWSGGSFVYVPKGVHVEIPLQAYFRINTENMGQFERTLIIADEGSYVHYIEGCTAPIYKSDSLHSAVVEIIVKKNARVRYTTIQNWSNNVYNLVTKRAIAHEGATMEWIDGNIGSKVTMKYPSIFLAGEHAKGETLSVAFAGPGQHQDAGAKMIHMAPYTTSSIVSKSIARGGGRAGYRGEVRVDAGAHHAANTVRCDALLVDTISRSDTYPAIDIRVDDVQLGHEATVSRVSEEQLFYLQSRGMPEDEAMAMIVRGFIEPIARELPMEYALELNKLIEMSMEGSVG from the coding sequence ATGTCCGATGTGCTCATCGACCGACCCGAACTGGCTTCACTGGGCCAGTACGAATTCGGGTGGGCTGACTCCGACGCCGCCGGCGCGATCGCCAAGCGCGGTCTCTCCGACCAGATCGTCAGCGAGATCTCCGCGCTCAAGAGCGAACCGGAGTGGATGACCAAGAACCGCCTCAAGGCGCTCAGCATCTTCCACCGCAAGCCGATGCCCACCTGGGGTGCCGACCTCAGCGGCATCGACTTCGACAACATCAAGTACTTCGTGCGCTCGACGGAGAAGCAGGCCCAGTCGTGGGAGGACCTCCCCGAGGACATCCGCAACACCTACGACCGTCTGGGCATCCCCGAGGCCGAGCGCAAGCGCCTCGTCGCCGGCGTCGCCGCGCAGTACGAGTCCGAGGTCGTCTACCACCAGATCCAGGAGGACCTGGAGGCGCAGGGCGTCATCTTCATGGACACCGACACGGCGCTCAAGGAGCACCCGGAGTTCTTCGAGGAGTACTTCGGCTCGGTCATCCCCTCGGGCGACAACAAGTTCGCCGCGCTGAACACGGCCGTCTGGTCGGGTGGCTCGTTCGTGTACGTGCCCAAGGGTGTGCACGTCGAGATCCCGCTGCAGGCCTACTTCCGCATCAACACCGAGAACATGGGCCAGTTCGAGCGCACGCTGATCATCGCCGACGAGGGCAGCTACGTGCACTACATCGAGGGCTGCACCGCGCCGATCTACAAGTCGGACTCGCTGCACTCGGCCGTCGTCGAGATCATCGTCAAGAAGAACGCCCGCGTGCGCTACACGACGATCCAGAACTGGTCGAACAACGTCTACAACCTGGTCACCAAGCGCGCGATCGCGCACGAGGGCGCGACCATGGAGTGGATCGACGGCAACATCGGCTCGAAGGTGACGATGAAGTACCCGTCGATCTTCCTCGCCGGCGAGCACGCCAAGGGCGAGACCCTGTCGGTGGCCTTCGCCGGCCCCGGCCAGCACCAGGACGCCGGCGCGAAGATGATCCACATGGCGCCGTACACGACGTCGTCGATCGTCTCGAAGTCGATCGCGCGCGGCGGCGGCCGAGCCGGCTACCGCGGAGAGGTCCGCGTGGATGCCGGTGCGCACCACGCCGCCAACACGGTGCGCTGCGACGCACTGCTGGTCGACACCATCTCGCGCTCGGACACCTACCCGGCCATCGACATCCGCGTGGATGACGTGCAGCTCGGCCACGAGGCGACCGTGTCGCGCGTGAGCGAGGAGCAACTCTTCTACCTGCAGTCGCGCGGCATGCCCGAAGACGAGGCCATGGCGATGATCGTGCGCGGCTTCATCGAGCCGATCGCGCGCGAGCTGCCGATGGAGTACGCCCTGGAACTGAACAAGCTCATCGAGATGAGCATGGAAGGCAGCGTCGGATGA
- a CDS encoding non-heme iron oxygenase ferredoxin subunit, translating into MTSTRVLSLDELSQDEAHRVVVEGVAIAVVLDSAGTVHAIGDTCTHGDISLAEGFVEGDTLECWAHGSKFELTTGKPLTLPAYEPVPVFAVEIVDGDVYIDPSQKLAV; encoded by the coding sequence ATGACCTCGACCCGCGTGCTGTCGCTCGACGAGCTGAGCCAGGATGAGGCGCACCGCGTCGTCGTCGAGGGCGTCGCCATCGCGGTGGTGCTCGACTCGGCCGGCACGGTGCACGCGATCGGCGACACCTGCACGCACGGCGACATCTCGCTGGCCGAGGGCTTCGTCGAGGGCGACACCCTCGAGTGCTGGGCTCACGGCTCGAAGTTCGAGCTGACGACCGGCAAGCCCCTCACCCTCCCGGCCTACGAGCCGGTCCCCGTCTTCGCCGTCGAGATCGTCGACGGCGACGTGTACATCGATCCGAGCCAGAAGCTCGCGGTCTGA
- a CDS encoding heme o synthase, producing the protein MQPVAESASPQLERIGVRRKIKAYVALTKPRVIELLLVTTAPVMILAAQGIPNLWLLLGTLVGGSLSAASANAFNCYIDRDIDKVMERTKKRPLVTGELSPREALVFAWATGIGSTLWLGLLMNWLAAALSVVAILFYVLVYTLWLKRRTPQNIVWGGAAGCMPVLIGWAAVTGSLSWAPVILFGIVFLWTPPHYWPLSMRYKADYAAVSVPMLGVVRGGTAVGLQVVLYAWATVACSLLLVPLAQMGMLYGVVALASGAWFVVESHKLYSRAVRGAEIKPMRVFHASISYLTLVFLAVGIDPLVHLPIPF; encoded by the coding sequence ATGCAGCCTGTCGCCGAGTCCGCGAGCCCGCAGCTCGAGAGGATCGGCGTCCGCCGCAAGATCAAGGCCTACGTCGCACTGACCAAGCCCCGCGTGATCGAGCTGCTGCTCGTCACGACCGCGCCGGTCATGATCCTGGCCGCGCAGGGCATCCCGAACCTCTGGCTGCTGCTCGGCACGCTCGTCGGCGGATCGCTCTCGGCCGCCTCGGCGAACGCCTTCAACTGCTACATCGACCGCGACATCGACAAGGTGATGGAGCGCACGAAGAAGCGCCCGCTCGTGACCGGCGAGCTCTCGCCGCGCGAGGCGCTCGTGTTCGCCTGGGCGACCGGCATCGGCTCGACGCTCTGGCTCGGCCTGCTCATGAACTGGCTCGCCGCCGCGCTCTCGGTCGTCGCGATCCTCTTCTACGTGCTCGTCTACACGCTCTGGCTCAAGCGCCGCACCCCGCAGAACATCGTCTGGGGCGGCGCCGCCGGCTGCATGCCCGTGCTGATCGGCTGGGCGGCCGTCACCGGATCGCTGAGCTGGGCCCCGGTCATCCTCTTCGGCATCGTCTTCCTGTGGACGCCGCCGCACTACTGGCCGCTGTCGATGCGCTACAAGGCCGACTACGCGGCCGTCTCGGTGCCGATGCTCGGCGTCGTGCGCGGCGGCACCGCCGTCGGCCTGCAGGTCGTGCTCTACGCCTGGGCCACCGTCGCCTGCTCGCTGCTGCTCGTGCCGCTCGCGCAGATGGGCATGCTCTACGGCGTCGTCGCGCTCGCCTCGGGAGCCTGGTTCGTCGTCGAGTCGCACAAGCTCTACAGCCGCGCGGTGCGCGGGGCCGAGATCAAGCCGATGCGCGTCTTCCACGCCAGCATCAGCTACCTCACGCTCGTCTTCCTCGCGGTGGGCATCGACCCGCTCGTGCACCTGCCCATCCCGTTCTGA
- a CDS encoding biotin transporter BioY, which produces MSTPSPRLVLADRVIRRSLGMDVLLVAGAVLLTALLAQASIPLPFVPITGQTLAVLLVGASLGAARGAIAMILYAVLGAAGAPVFSGFSSGVHVLTGTSGGFIISYVASAAFVGWLSEHEWDRRRLRALLTFLAGTIVTFAIGVPWLYASFSALGPSAWGDIADTPFQAALMTGLVPFIPGGIVKAGIAALLIPLCWRGADAIAERRERRLAAV; this is translated from the coding sequence ATGAGCACGCCCTCGCCGCGACTCGTGCTCGCCGACCGCGTCATCCGCCGCTCGCTCGGCATGGACGTGCTGCTCGTCGCCGGCGCCGTACTGCTGACCGCGCTGCTGGCGCAGGCGTCGATACCTCTCCCCTTCGTGCCGATCACCGGTCAGACGCTGGCGGTGCTGCTCGTCGGCGCGAGTCTCGGCGCCGCGCGCGGGGCGATCGCGATGATCCTCTACGCGGTTCTCGGCGCCGCCGGGGCGCCGGTCTTCAGCGGCTTCAGCTCGGGGGTGCACGTGCTGACCGGCACGAGCGGCGGCTTCATCATCAGCTACGTGGCCTCGGCCGCCTTCGTCGGGTGGCTCTCCGAGCACGAGTGGGATCGTCGGCGACTGCGCGCCCTGCTGACCTTCCTCGCCGGCACGATCGTGACCTTCGCGATCGGCGTGCCGTGGCTCTACGCCTCGTTCAGCGCCCTCGGCCCGTCGGCGTGGGGCGACATCGCCGACACCCCATTCCAGGCGGCCCTCATGACCGGTCTCGTGCCGTTCATCCCGGGCGGCATCGTCAAGGCGGGCATCGCGGCGCTGCTCATCCCGCTGTGCTGGCGCGGGGCGGATGCGATCGCCGAACGACGCGAACGCCGCCTCGCCGCGGTCTGA
- a CDS encoding metal-sulfur cluster assembly factor has product MPTALEPKLFDDVEEGLKNVIDPELGVNIVDLGLVYDLAWDDENDALIISMTLTSAGCPLTDVIEEQVGQSLDGIVERFRINWVWMPPWGPERITDDGRDMMRAIGFSI; this is encoded by the coding sequence ATGCCCACTGCTCTCGAGCCGAAGCTCTTCGACGACGTCGAAGAGGGCCTGAAGAACGTGATCGACCCCGAGCTCGGGGTCAACATCGTCGACCTCGGTCTCGTCTACGACCTGGCCTGGGACGACGAGAACGACGCGCTGATCATCTCGATGACCCTGACGTCGGCGGGCTGCCCGCTGACCGACGTGATCGAGGAGCAGGTCGGCCAGTCGCTCGACGGCATCGTCGAGCGCTTCCGCATCAACTGGGTGTGGATGCCGCCGTGGGGTCCCGAGCGCATCACCGACGACGGACGCGACATGATGCGCGCGATCGGCTTCAGCATCTGA
- a CDS encoding COX15/CtaA family protein — MKIMTPLGWAASRWQLGPRALRWGTTAALVVSVLIVLGGGVVRVTGSGLGCPTWPTCDGHAVIQLVPDSIHLLIEQTNRMLTGLLIVAVGWAIIAARLQRPRDRVLTRLAWSQFWLVVANAVAGGFTVLFKLSPWMVAVHFVLAIGLLTTATLTWHRARAGLRHENPPRAPRRARLLAWVLVAVTLVLILVGTLVTGSGPHSGDSQEVARMPFHWESVTLAHAVLGTAVLVLGVALLVVLRGFPLARRRAFAFVVVTLLQGALGAVQALTGLPEWQVALHLVGASLVWIGALRVLLDTDTRLFAVRDIPTAPERAAEPVTAS; from the coding sequence ATGAAGATCATGACCCCGCTCGGCTGGGCGGCGTCCCGCTGGCAGCTCGGGCCCCGCGCCCTGCGCTGGGGCACCACCGCGGCGCTCGTCGTCAGCGTGCTCATCGTGCTCGGTGGGGGAGTCGTGCGCGTGACCGGCTCGGGCCTCGGCTGCCCGACCTGGCCGACCTGCGACGGGCACGCCGTCATCCAGCTCGTGCCCGACTCGATCCACCTGCTCATCGAGCAGACGAACCGGATGCTCACCGGCCTGCTCATCGTGGCCGTCGGCTGGGCGATCATCGCCGCGCGTCTGCAGCGCCCGCGCGACCGCGTGCTGACCCGTCTCGCCTGGTCGCAGTTCTGGCTCGTCGTCGCGAACGCGGTCGCCGGCGGCTTCACCGTGCTGTTCAAGCTGAGCCCGTGGATGGTCGCCGTGCACTTCGTGCTGGCGATCGGGCTGCTGACGACGGCGACGCTGACCTGGCACCGCGCCCGAGCCGGGCTGCGGCACGAGAACCCGCCGCGCGCGCCGCGCCGCGCCCGCCTGCTGGCCTGGGTGCTCGTCGCGGTCACGCTCGTGCTGATCCTGGTCGGCACCCTCGTCACCGGGTCGGGTCCGCACTCCGGCGACTCGCAGGAGGTGGCGCGGATGCCGTTCCACTGGGAGTCGGTGACGCTCGCGCACGCGGTGCTCGGCACGGCCGTGCTCGTGCTCGGCGTCGCCCTGCTCGTCGTGCTGCGCGGCTTCCCGCTCGCTCGCCGGCGCGCGTTCGCCTTCGTGGTCGTGACGCTGCTGCAGGGAGCGCTCGGCGCCGTGCAGGCGCTGACCGGGCTCCCGGAGTGGCAGGTCGCGCTGCACCTGGTCGGGGCGTCGCTGGTCTGGATCGGCGCCCTGCGCGTGCTGCTCGACACCGACACCCGCCTCTTCGCCGTGCGCGACATCCCCACGGCGCCGGAGCGTGCCGCCGAGCCGGTCACGGCATCCTGA